A window of the Gemmatirosa kalamazoonensis genome harbors these coding sequences:
- a CDS encoding NAD-dependent epimerase, with protein MPSTVLVTGAAGFIGYHVAQRLLARGDRVIGLDNLNDYYDPTLKETRLAHLRERDSFEFVLLDIADRAGMEALFARRDFTRVVHLAAQAGVRYSLVNPHAYVDANVTGFVNVLEGCRHGGIEHLVYASTSSVYGANTHMPFSEHDGVGHPVSLYAATKRANELMAHTYSHLFRLPTTGLRFFTVYGPWGRPDMALFTFAKSILAGEPIQVFNHGQMRRDFTYVDDIAEGVVRALDRTAAPNPDWRSDAPDPATSDAPFRVYNIGNHDSVPLLRFIEVLEECLGRPAIKQMLPMQPGDVPATYADVDDLARDVGFAPHTPIEVGVRRFAEWYLSYYGAAVPTAT; from the coding sequence ATGCCCAGCACGGTCCTCGTTACCGGCGCCGCTGGCTTCATCGGTTACCACGTCGCGCAGCGGCTGCTCGCGCGTGGGGACCGGGTCATCGGTCTCGACAACCTGAACGACTACTACGACCCGACGCTGAAGGAGACGCGCCTCGCCCACCTCCGCGAGCGCGACAGCTTCGAGTTCGTGCTGCTCGACATCGCGGACCGTGCGGGGATGGAGGCGTTGTTCGCGCGCCGCGACTTCACGCGCGTCGTGCATCTCGCGGCGCAGGCGGGCGTGCGCTACTCGCTCGTGAACCCGCACGCGTACGTGGACGCGAACGTCACGGGATTCGTGAACGTGCTCGAGGGATGCCGCCATGGCGGCATCGAGCATCTCGTCTACGCGTCCACGTCGTCCGTGTACGGGGCGAACACCCACATGCCGTTCAGCGAGCACGATGGGGTGGGGCACCCGGTGAGCCTGTACGCGGCCACCAAGCGCGCGAACGAGCTGATGGCGCACACGTACAGCCATCTCTTCCGCCTCCCGACCACGGGGCTGCGGTTCTTCACCGTGTACGGGCCGTGGGGTCGCCCGGACATGGCGCTGTTCACGTTCGCGAAGTCGATCCTCGCCGGGGAGCCGATCCAGGTCTTCAACCACGGCCAGATGCGGCGCGACTTCACGTACGTCGACGACATCGCCGAGGGGGTCGTGCGTGCGCTCGACCGCACGGCGGCGCCGAACCCCGACTGGCGCAGCGATGCGCCCGACCCGGCGACGAGCGACGCGCCGTTCCGCGTCTACAACATCGGCAATCACGACTCGGTGCCGCTCCTGCGCTTCATCGAGGTGCTCGAGGAGTGCCTCGGCCGGCCGGCGATCAAGCAGATGCTGCCGATGCAGCCCGGCGACGTGCCGGCGACGTACGCCGACGTGGACGACCTCGCGCGCGACGTCGGCTTCGCGCCGCACACGCCGATCGAGGTGGGCGTGCGCCGCTTCGCCGAGTGGTACCTGTCGTACTACGGCGCCGCGGTGCCCACCGCGACCTGA
- a CDS encoding UDP-glucose dehydrogenase family protein, with amino-acid sequence MRITMVGTGYVGLVSGACFAEFGHDVVCVDKDESKTARLLRGEIPIYEPGLDQLVADNVRAGRLSFTTVLADAVPGSAAVFIAVGTPSRRGDGFADLTYVYAAAEEIARTLDGYAVIVDKSTVPVGTGRQVQRIIRETRPDADFDVASNPEFLREGSAIEDFMRPDRVVIGTTSDRAREVMRALYRPLFLLETPIVMTTLETAELIKYAANAFLATKITFINEIADVCERVGADVQDVAKGMGLDGRIGKKFLHAGPGYGGSCFPKDTRAIAQSARQAGAPLRLVETVIAVNEERKRAMAERVVAAAGGSVDGATIGVLGVSFKPNTDDMREAPSLDIIPALQQAGATVQAFDPAAVHEATKLLPDVRWCSDAYEAAAGADVLVLLTEWNEFRALDLERVRSLLARPIVVDMRNVYRQAEMTAAGLTYHSIGRASIAD; translated from the coding sequence TTGCGAATCACGATGGTCGGCACCGGCTACGTCGGCCTGGTGTCCGGCGCCTGCTTCGCGGAGTTCGGGCACGACGTCGTCTGCGTGGACAAGGACGAGTCGAAGACCGCCCGGCTGCTGCGCGGTGAGATCCCGATCTACGAGCCGGGGCTCGACCAGCTCGTCGCCGACAACGTGCGCGCCGGTCGCCTCTCGTTCACCACCGTGCTCGCCGACGCGGTTCCCGGCTCCGCCGCCGTGTTCATCGCCGTCGGCACGCCGAGTCGCCGCGGCGACGGGTTCGCCGATCTCACGTACGTGTACGCCGCGGCGGAGGAGATCGCCCGCACGCTCGACGGCTACGCGGTGATCGTCGACAAGTCGACGGTGCCGGTCGGCACGGGGCGGCAGGTGCAGCGCATCATCCGTGAGACGCGGCCCGACGCCGACTTCGACGTGGCGTCGAACCCGGAGTTCCTGCGCGAGGGCTCGGCGATCGAGGACTTCATGCGTCCCGACCGCGTCGTGATCGGCACGACGAGCGATCGTGCCCGCGAGGTGATGCGCGCGCTCTATCGACCGCTCTTTCTGCTCGAGACGCCGATCGTGATGACGACGCTCGAGACGGCGGAGCTGATCAAGTACGCCGCGAACGCGTTCCTCGCCACGAAGATCACGTTCATCAACGAGATCGCCGACGTGTGCGAGCGCGTGGGCGCCGACGTGCAGGACGTGGCGAAGGGGATGGGGCTCGACGGCCGCATCGGGAAGAAGTTCCTGCACGCGGGTCCCGGCTACGGCGGCTCGTGCTTCCCGAAGGACACGCGCGCCATCGCGCAGTCGGCGCGTCAGGCCGGCGCGCCGCTGCGGCTCGTCGAGACGGTGATCGCGGTGAACGAGGAGCGGAAGCGCGCGATGGCCGAGCGCGTGGTCGCTGCCGCCGGCGGCTCCGTCGACGGCGCGACGATCGGGGTGCTCGGCGTGAGCTTCAAGCCGAACACCGACGACATGCGCGAGGCGCCGAGCCTCGACATCATCCCCGCGCTGCAGCAGGCCGGGGCCACGGTGCAGGCGTTCGATCCGGCCGCGGTGCACGAGGCGACGAAGCTGCTCCCCGACGTGCGCTGGTGCAGCGATGCGTACGAGGCGGCGGCCGGCGCCGACGTGCTCGTGCTGCTCACCGAGTGGAACGAGTTCCGTGCGCTCGACCTGGAGCGCGTGCGGTCGCTGCTCGCGCGTCCCATCGTCGTCGACATGCGCAACGTCTACCGGCAGGCGGAGATGACGGCGGCGGGACTGACGTACCACAGCATCGGCCGCGCGAGCATCGCCGACTGA